The genomic region ACCCACCTGCAATCTATATCGAGTATGAGGCAGGGGCCACTGGTTCTGGTGGCTGGACGGGCAAGGTCATGGGCGTCACCAACCCGGCCAAGGTCATGGGGGTGGATGTGGCGAACATCGCAAAAGTGCACGGTGTAGCTTGACAATAATACGAAAGCTGTTTACAATAAGACAAAAGGAAAGGAAGGAGGTGAGCCATAATGGATTCAGGACTGATAGCGCATGTGTTCCAGAACAACCTCATCTGGGCTCTTCTGGCCATGGTGGCGGGCAATTTCGTACTCGCGGTATTAGCCGCAATCATGGCAAAGGGCGACTTTGAACTGGCTAGATTAGGCGACATCTCTAAACGGGTCGTCATCTATGTCATCCCGGTTCTGGTCCTGTGGGGCATAGCTTTCTATGTTCCATCATGGCAGGTGGCAGCCACCGCTCTGTATGCAGTTGTCATGGCTGCACTAGTCGCTCGCATTGCCTTTAACTTAGGCGAACTGGGGTTGCCCATCCCTGACGAGGTACTGCAACATCTGAAGAAGGTACCCTAGACTGCCTTAAAGGGATATCCTTGATGAAGATAGGCACATCGATGGCGATACCAAAGCCAGTAGTGTGCCTATCTTCATAGTCAGGGCCTAAACACAACGGTGGACTATGGATTGGGGAATAATTGGGGCATGTACTGGAATTATGTCCATTATTGGCGTTGCCATCGCCTACGTGACGAAGATCGCCAAGATGCAGGCAAAAATTGACCTGATTTGGAGCATTTATGTGGAGGATAGATTGAGGAGACTGGCCAAAGAAGGCGACATGGCGCGACACAGCGAGTACAGGATAACAGATCAGGGGATACAGGCGTTGCCCGACACGCTGAAAGATAAACTGACCCAGCTGGCGAAGAGGAAAAAGCCCAAAACCTTACAGGAAGCCCACATATTACTAATGAAAGAGATAGGACTGGAAGCCCTCAACACCAACCCCGCTCACACTAACCACACAATACAGGAGCTGGTGTTACTGGCCAGCGCCTACATGATAGAAGTGTCACAGAACCAGCGCTGATCCAAAGGGGATATTATGTTGCGGCCTGTGGTTTGCCCGTTATGCGGCGGGCCAAAGTGGCCCCAATACAAATTGTGTCGCAAGTGCCGGAACAAGGAGAGGAACGGCACCCGCTGGCCCCACTACCACGGAAACCACCCCATGAAGCAGTGCCCCGACTGCGGTACCTGGATACAGAAAAGCTCCAAGACCTGCCTGGTATGTTACCTGAGAAGAAGAGTGCAGGAGAGGTGCGTCCACTACTGGGATATCGGTGATGATAACTACGGCACCTGCCTCAAGTGCGGGGCAGAAAGGCAGTTCCCCACATTGAGGGAGCAGATGGAGCAGATGGATAGGAGGCGAATACATAACAACTACGGAGTGGTGGTTGAGGCGTAGTAGTAGTCAAGGGACATCCACTGTCATCTCCAGCTCTATTCTGGGTGGGGACCCGAACCTCTTTTTAATCAGGGCTGTGGTTATCTGGCTATCTGAATAGTAGACAAAATGCTCCAGCGCATCCCCTAAAAGCTTCCCCATATTATCCCAATCGGGCTTGGTGACGGGTAGCAGTACCCTCTTCGGTGTTGACTTTGGTTTCATGCGGAAGAATGTCGCCACCAATTTGATCGGCGTCCCAGCCTCGAAGTACTGGTCCATCTCCATTACCCGGTCCTGTATTAAGTTCTCGGCGTGAACCGTGCCCTTTGGTGTGTAGGTGTAATTCTTGCCCGACTTGGAGACGCCGTGCCTGGGGCGGGCTTTAGGCGTGGGTTCGACATTCAGAGTAATCTTCATTTAGGGACTCTCTCGCCTTCTGTAGCTTTTCCCCTCCAAAACCACTACTACGCCCTCTGCCATCCTGTCGGCGATCCTTTCCGGCAGCATATCGAGAGAGAGGTTCGATGTTATCACTGTAGGCTGCCGATTGATATAGCGGTGGTTGATGATTTCATCGAGTTTTGCCTCGGCCCAAGCAGTAGGCTTATGGGCACCAAGGTCATCAAGCACAAAGAGATGACACGCCTTAGCTTGCTCCAACAGCAAGTAGGGGTCAGCCTCACCCCTTTCCCAATCCCTGTAGCCCCTCCTGAGTTCATCGAGGAAGCTCTCAACCTGGTAGTAAAGGACGGCTCCCCTGCGGGTTTCAATCCACTCCCACCCCAAAGACAGAGCGAGATGTGTTTTCCCGCAACCAACGCCGCCGAGAAGGCTGAGAAAGGGGTGTTTTGGCTGCTCAAGGAAGGTTTTGACTTCAGAAAACGCTACCTCAGTTGCCTCGTTGTGCTCCCACCTGCTAAGCCGATGAGTCTCAATAGTGGGTAGCGGCAAGTTGGAGATCCTGACCAGCACCGCCAAGGTGTCCATCTCCTCTAGTGTCATAGGAATCCCCTCATATACACCAGGACACCTCTCTCTCCACATTACTTCTCCCCCTTCATAAACTTTTTGGTCCGGCTCTTCAACTCATCGGCGGTAGGGAGCTTGGGTGACCCCCGGGGCTGACCCCCCGCTGATAATTTGCCCGCCGCCCACTCCGGGTATTTGGACGGCAACATTGATATTACCATCGGGCTATCACGCGCCTGGCAATATGGGTCGTGCTGTTTTAGCCACTTGAAGCAATCCAGCAGGCTATCAGGTGTCGCCTCTGGGAACTTCACTAATAACGGACGGATTTGTCCTATGTGTTTTGGGCGCTGAACCAGCTTGGTGCCTATGTGTTGCTCAACTAGGTCTAAGAAGGTTCCGGCTTCAGCCTGTTTCGGTTTCTGTCTTATGTGCTTTGGTAGATTTTCTGGTGCCGTGTTTGGAGCGGCGGGATATACCGTAGGTATATCACTTACTGGTACTGGCACTGGTACTGGTACTGGGGCGTCTTTGACCGACGTCGGCTGTCGTTGTACTGACGGCGTCGGTACTATGACAGACGGTGTCTGTTCTTGTACCGACAGTGTCGGTACTGGTTCGGGTTCATTTGATTCCTTTCTTCTAGTTCTTAGATGGTCTACCCAACCATTGGGGGATGGATATTTAGACGGGTAGGCCCATCGTTGTTGTCCTTGGAACCCCCACCAACCCTTGAATTGGAGTATAGGCTCACTACTTGCGTGGTAGAGTATAATAAGATCGTTGCTTACCAGTTCCTGAAGTAGGTCTGGTATTGTTTCAGCTGTAATCTCCTTGGTGCCTGGGACGACGATGAGCTTCAGTTTTACCGGGTCGCCGGTGAGGCGCCCTTGGTCGTCAGCATTGGGGAATCCGAATGTAAACAGCAGTTGAGCTAATGCCGAACACCGGGCCAAGTCGGCAGATGTCGAGATGCTGGGGTGGATGTACCTTGGTTTTCTTGCCATCTCGCGTGGCATACTACATACTCCCCACAAACCAAAATAAAAAGCCGCCTTTGCAGGTACGGGGCTGTGTTATACCCCCCACCGATCTAGGCGGCCAAAATCGATGGCTGATTTGTAAGAAAAACAACATCATTTCTATACCTGCTTTTTGATTATACCACCCCTGTCAATCTCTCCACCACCACAGCTCCATATTTCTTCGCCTCATGCACCAGTGCCTTTGTGATCTCATCCAACTGCTTCACGGTCTCCATCTCGTC from Dehalococcoidia bacterium harbors:
- a CDS encoding phage holin family protein, whose product is MDSGLIAHVFQNNLIWALLAMVAGNFVLAVLAAIMAKGDFELARLGDISKRVVIYVIPVLVLWGIAFYVPSWQVAATALYAVVMAALVARIAFNLGELGLPIPDEVLQHLKKVP
- a CDS encoding RusA family crossover junction endodeoxyribonuclease, which translates into the protein MKITLNVEPTPKARPRHGVSKSGKNYTYTPKGTVHAENLIQDRVMEMDQYFEAGTPIKLVATFFRMKPKSTPKRVLLPVTKPDWDNMGKLLGDALEHFVYYSDSQITTALIKKRFGSPPRIELEMTVDVP
- a CDS encoding ATP-binding protein, with product MWRERCPGVYEGIPMTLEEMDTLAVLVRISNLPLPTIETHRLSRWEHNEATEVAFSEVKTFLEQPKHPFLSLLGGVGCGKTHLALSLGWEWIETRRGAVLYYQVESFLDELRRGYRDWERGEADPYLLLEQAKACHLFVLDDLGAHKPTAWAEAKLDEIINHRYINRQPTVITSNLSLDMLPERIADRMAEGVVVVLEGKSYRRRESP